The following are from one region of the Coffea eugenioides isolate CCC68of chromosome 2, Ceug_1.0, whole genome shotgun sequence genome:
- the LOC113759296 gene encoding bax inhibitor 1-like → MPWGNRALAAATNRLSRDFTYENLMDLEEVSPFIHAHLSKVYLTLFAALTCMSLGYALDIHASLGGVVTFLGIIGSSAWFWRTNPWKERQRVILLMVIGLCIGVSLAPVVDLLGTIGEGKNTVFNGALNVGPLIGPLIAMDKAAAGLLKGAPDGSLINSLIPADERDVLLAISGAAAIFLCFGVVTKDRRDRLEMYVFGVTPSAAMLCAGSVTFQMNYKFLWLIGYVVAYSQEIVVRARRGDNYYTQHCVAFFLDIIPFTFHLGRITLRKLASELRNLYTCLLNLAQGD, encoded by the exons ATGCCGTGGGGAAACCGTGCATTGGCGGCAGCAACAAATCGCTTGAGCAGGGACTTCACGTACGAGAATTTGATGGACCTTGAAGAAGTCTCTCCCTTCATCCATGCTCACCTCTCCAAA GTTTACCTCACACTTTTTGCTGCTCTAACATGCATGTCTCTTGGATATGCGCTGGATATCCATGCCAGTCTTGGGGGCGTGGTCACGTTTCTTGGAATCATAGGAAGCTCTGCATGGTTTTGGCGGACAAACCCATGGAAAGAG AGACAAAGAGTCATTCTCTTGATGGTAATTGGATTGTGCATCGGAGTTTCTTTGGCTCCAGTGGTTGACCTTCTCGGCACAATTGGTGAAGGAAAGAATACGGTCTTCAATGGGGCCTTAAATGTTGGTCCTCTGATTGGCCCCCTCATTGCAATGGATAAAGCAGCTGCTGGACTTCTTAAAGGAGCCCCAGATGGTAGTCTGATCAACTCTCTCATCCCAGCTGATGAACG AGACGTTCTCCTTGCTATATCTGGAGCTGCTGCAATCTTCTTGTGTTTTGGAGTGGTAACTAAAGACAGACGGGATAGGCTTGAAATGTACGTTTTTGGTGTAACGCCTTCAGCTGCTATGTTGTGTGCTGGTTCAGTCACCTTTCAG ATGAATTACAAGTTCCTCTGGCTCATAGGGTATGTGGTTGCATACAGTCAGGAGATTGTTGTACGAGCTCGCCGTGGAGATAACTACTATACGCAACATTGTGTTGCCTTCTTCCTTGACATCATTCCATTTACTTTCCATCTTGGCCGAATTACA CTGAGAAAACTAGCTTCGGAGCTGAGAAATCTGTATACCTGCTTGCTAAATCTCGCACAAGGAGATTAA
- the LOC113760535 gene encoding probable receptor-like protein kinase At1g11050, whose translation MKFLILFLVLSFCLSVTKISSLSPVSDNSTSPNICPMDLNYVLRIPWSTWDCRKLSKISDNITSNSGNNPCCQTLISLYGIAFAERLKATNFFQLPNLETSISCLHNFQSKLNALSLSPDLTSFCFDPLQFVISSNVCASIQTTQDWVKTLGPSTVLDSACRPDLTDLTACDACLAAAFQVQSQLIGIDGNKSHSVACFYFAVLYASGIVNEFGPQSNAAISCTFNLQIKSKKDHSSLIFGLTGASVAVLVISVFLGLYLWWAKKRRRGGRSFDLGSEEMESRPRRRPSTVSIWFKIDELLKATDNFSSKNFIGRGGNGIVYKGTLADGTVVAVKKVIESDFQGNDEFCNEVEIISNLKHRNLVPLRGCCVTDEDLTDGHEVSGRYLIYDYMPNGNLDDHLFPTNGGENVKQPLTWPQRKSIILDVAQGLAYLHYGVRPGIYHRDIKATNILLDADMRARVADFGLAKQSREGQSHLTTRVAGTHGYLAPEYALYGQLTEKSDVYSFGVVILEIMCGRKALDFSSGSHHALLITDWAWSLVKSGKMEQVLDSALTKNEDSAIVNPKAIMERYLLVGILCAHVMVALRPTIMDALKMLEGDIEVPAIPDRPAPLLMHPSLHGGDINNFTISPALSALKLNSGDMLR comes from the coding sequence ATGAAGTTCTTGATCCTATTTTTAGTActttctttttgtctctctgTTACCAAAATATCTTCGTTATCTCCAGTTTCAGATAATAGCACTTCACCTAATATATGTCCTATGGACCTTAACTATGTCCTGAGAATCCCATGGTCAACTTGGGACTGCAGAaaactttctaaaatttcagACAATATCACATCTAATTCAGGCAATAATCCGTGCTGCCAGACCCTGATTTCTCTTTATGGAATAGCATTTGCTGAACGTCTCAAAGCAACCAACTTTTTTCAATTACCCAATTTAGAAACCTCCATTTCTTGCCTCCATAATTTCCAGTCGAAGCTCAATGCCCTTTCTCTTTCCCCTGATCTCACTTCTTTCTGCTTTGACCCTCTTCAGTTTGTAATCTCCTCAAATGTCTGTGCCTCGATTCAGACCACCCAAGATTGGGTTAAGACTCTTGGCCCTTCTACTGTTCTTGACTCTGCTTGCAGGCCTGATCTCACCGATCTCACTGCTTGCGATGCCTGTTTAGCAGCTGCCTTCCAAGTTCAGTCACAGTTGATTGGAATAGATGGTAATAAATCTCACTCAGTAGCATGTTTTTACTTTGCTGTTCTGTATGCTTCTGGTATAGTTAATGAGTTTGGACCTCAAAGTAATGCTGCCATTTCATGCACCTTTAACCTTCAAATTAAGTCAAAAAAGGATCATTCATCTCTGATTTTTGGACTCACTGGAGCAAGTGTTGCAGTCCTGGTGATATCTGTTTTCTTGGGGTTGTATTTATGGTGGGCTAAGAAACGGAGGAGAGGAGGTCGGAGTTTTGATTTGGGTTCAGAAGAAATGGAGTCTAGACCAAGAAGGAGGCCTAGTACCGTTTCTATATGGTTTAAGATTGATGAGCTTCTGAAGGCGACGGATAACTTTTCGTCCAAGAATTTTATAGGTAGAGGGGGAAATGGGATTGTTTATAAGGGGACACTAGCTGATGGGACTGTTGTTGCTGTCAAAAAGGTTATAGAGTCTGATTTTCAAGGAAATGATGAGTTCTGCAATGAAGTTGAGATCATTAGTAACTTGAAGCACCGAAACCTTGTGCCTCTTAGAGGTTGTTGTGTGACAGATGAAGATCTAACTGATGGGCATGAAGTGAGTGGTAGATATCTGATTTATGACTATATGCCTAATGGGAATCTTGATGACCATTTGTTTCCAACAAATGGGGGTGAAAATGTGAAGCAACCGTTAACATGGCCTCAAAGAAAAAGCATAATTTTGGATGTGGCACAAGGCCTGGCTTATTTGCACTATGGAGTGAGGCCAGGAATATATCATAGAGACATTAAGGCCACGAATATTCTGTTAGATGCAGATATGAGGGCAAGAGTTGCAGATTTTGGGCTGGCAAAACAAAGCAGAGAAGGGCAGTCACACCTCACAACTAGAGTGGCTGGAACACATGGATATTTGGCACCTGAGTACGCACTTTACGGGCAGTTGACTGAGAAGAGTGATGTCTATAGCTTTGGGGTGGTTATTTTGGAGATAATGTGCGGGAGAAAAGCTCTTGATTTTTCTTCAGGTTCACATCATGCACTTTTAATCACCGATTGGGCTTGGTCACTGGTGAAATCAGGCAAGATGGAACAAGTTTTGGATTCTGCTTTAACGAAGAATGAGGATTCTGCAATTGTAAATCCAAAGGCCATCATGGAGAGATATTTACTAGTTGGAATCTTATGTGCTCATGTGATGGTAGCTCTGAGGCCAACCATTATGGATGCACTGAAAATGCTGGAAGGAGATATTGAGGTTCCAGCAATTCCCGACAGGCCTGCACCTCTTCTTATGCATCCTTCTTTACATGGAGGCGACATTAATAATTTCACCATATCACCAGCATTAAGTGCGCTGAAGTTAAATTCAGGAGACATGCTTAGATGA
- the LOC113754958 gene encoding tRNA-specific adenosine deaminase TAD3 — MNNTSEGINKVVVASAAEEEQQCRIIYIPDKPPVPPHLQPTVNVHAAVIEPKHANTLVRKLNQIAPLEKLRHVKRVRKKSQDGGKNELSVILCLASESDSELDGAPNDVLELIKQYQLSTFVAKVCRYAASTKEEWDEQCKFWPTSYHPPTYNISGITGFSKEDTKSVFGFMKYAVDLARSCSNLVVNAAVIVDPSTKQVISSACDQDLSRTGCKFKTNMETNCFKHEPFTPTSTSESENHQTLFASHVSNLKGLHICVSCLHPWGWTEQQLPESSISWHPLRHAAMVAIEHSAARDRLLYPDSGHSGAEMIEEGYLVPSSTGLPSKRQKINFTQDGNDENLDWKTNALQSDSAKPYLCTGYDIYLVWEPCTMCAMALVHQRVKRIFYALPNPNAGALGSVHRLQGERSLNHHYAVFRVLLPEEMVKDETLVSIISNNYQIKT; from the exons ATGAATAATACCAGCGAAGGAATTAATAAAGTAGTAGTAGCTTCAGCAGCAGAGGAGGAGCAGCAGTGCAGAATCATATATATACCAGACAAGCCTCCAGTTCCTCCTCACCTTCAACCCACTG TGAATGTCCACGCTGCTGTTATTGAACCGAAACATGCCAATACTCTAGTGAG GAAGTTGAACCAAATTGCACCGCTGGAGAAACTTCGCCATGTGAAGCGTGTGCGCAAGAAATCTCAGGATGGAG GCAAGAACGAGCTGTCTGTGATCTTGTGCTTGGCTTCTGAAAGTGATAGCGAGTTGGATGGAGCTCCAAATGATGTGCTCGAGCTCATTAAGCAATACCAGTTGAGTACTTTTGTTGCCAAA GTTTGCAGATATGCTGCATCAACGAAGGAAGAATGGGATGAGCAATGCAAGTTCTGGCCAACATCTTATCATCCACCTACCTA TAACATATCTGGCATAACTGGATTCAGCAAAGAGGATACAAAGTCAGTTTTTGGCTTCATGAAATATGCAGTTGACTTGGCAAGGTCATGCTCTAATCTG GTGGTCAATGCTGCTGTTATTGTTGATCCTTCAACTAAACAGGTCATTTCAAGTGCATGCGACCAAGATCTTTCTAGGACTGGTTGCAAATTTAAGACCAACATGGAAACAAATTGCTTCAAACATGAACCCTTTACTCCCACCAGTACATCTGAAAGTGAAAATCATCAGACATTATTTGCAAGCCATGTATCCAACCTAAAAGGGTTGCATATCTGTGTATCTTGTTTGCATCCATGGGGATGGACTGAGCAGCAGTTACCTGAAAGTTCTATTTCCTGGCATCCTTTGCGCCATGCTGCTATGGTGGCAATTGAACATTCTGCTGCTAGAGATAGGCTTCTTTATCCTGATAGTGGACATAGTGGAGCTGAGATGATTGAAGAGGGTTATCTGGTTCCCAGTTCAACAGGCTTGCCTTCAAAgagacaaaaaattaattttactcaG GATGGAAATGATGAGAATCTTGACTGGAAAACTAATGCTTTGCAATCTGATTCTGCAAAGCCTTACTTATGCACTGGTTATGACATCTATCTTGTCTGGGAGCCATGCACTAT GTGTGCCATGGCCCTTGTACATCAGCGAGTTAAGCGAATATTTTACgctcttccaaatccaaatgcTGGTGCGCTGGGAAGTGTTCACAGGTTACAAGGAGAGAGGAGTTTGAATCACCACTATGCTGTTTTCAGGGTTTTGTTACCTGAAGAGATGGTCAAAGATGAAACTTTAGTCTCCATTATTTCTAACAATTATCAAATTAAAACATAG